In Amia ocellicauda isolate fAmiCal2 chromosome 5, fAmiCal2.hap1, whole genome shotgun sequence, a genomic segment contains:
- the LOC136749379 gene encoding zona pellucida sperm-binding protein 3 isoform X2, translating into MPQAPGIALLSALLSALLSCAVDAGMGAVCVYLGQFKKEGARWSDGGLCCSCAARGTVTCDLPAPACVDSLNHRGPASGRVVQLDCLESAVEIRLKHDPFQSGHQVEPGDVRLGSGGCGFTADEEEWIVFSYPLEACNSVTRMTSDELIYSNTLFYRSTSTDVIVRTNPFSIPVRCVYPRRLNVSSTELKPAWSPYASRQSSQGDLTFTLRLMAEDWREERTSNQYLLSEELRLEASVHNLTPMGLRLFVDECVATPTADRDGSIRYPFIDSYGCFVDGKMKGSLSDFGIPRTNDRTLRILLDAFQFQNIDTSTIFINCILKAAPVDSTPSATNKACSYDQYTSSWLSVDGSDEVCDCCDSKCQDRKRRRATGRAPIRESQSLLLGPIFIKDGHQATKSLCSGMRKRPGHKRKDQPMTSTTWLILAFTTGPGIALILICGILLFHGKRS; encoded by the exons GCATGGGCgcggtgtgtgtgtatctgggcCAGTTCAAGAAGGAGGGAGCCCGGTGGAGCGACGGCGGCCTGTGCTGCAGCTGCGCAGCCCGCGGAACCGTCACCTGCGACCTGCCTGCCCCGGCCTGCGTGGACTCGCTCAACC ATCGTGGCCCCGCCTCTGGGAGAGTGGTGCAACTTGACTGCCTTGAGTCTGCTGTGGAGATTAGGCTGAAACATGACCCCTTCCAGTCCGGCCACCAGGTTGAGCCGGGGGACGTGAGGCTGGGCTCGGGGGGCTGCGGCTTCACTGCAGATGAGGAAGAGTGGATCGTGTTCAGCTACCCACTGGAGGCTTGTAACAGCGTAACTCGG ATGACAAGTGATGAGCTGATCTACTCCAATACTCTGTTCTACCGCTCCACCAGCACCGATGTCATTGTGCGAACTAACCCGTTCAGCATTCCTGTGCGGTGTGTTTACCCCAG GAGGCTGAATGTGTCCAGCACAGAGCTGAAGCCAGCCTGGTCTCCCTATGCCTCCAGACAGAGCTCACAGGGAGACCTGACCTTCACTCTGCGCCTCATGGCCG AGGACTGGAGAGAGGAGCGGACTTCAAACCAGTATCTCCTGAGCGAGGAGCTTCGCTTGGAGGCATCCGTGCACAATCTGACTCCAATGGGACTGCGGCTCTTTGTGGATGAGTGCGTCGCCACACCTACAGCAGACCGGGACGGTTCCATTCGGTACCCTTTCATTGACAGTTATGG GTGCTTTGTAGATGGTAAAATGAAGGGTTCCCTTTCGGATTTTGGAATCCCACGCACCAATGACAGAACCCTTCGTATTTTACTGGATGCCTTCCAGTTCCAGAACATAGACACCAGTACG ATCTTTATAAACTGTATTTTGAAGGCAGCCCCAGTAGATAGCACTCCAAGTGCTACTAACAAAGCATGCAGTTATGATCAGTATACCTCCAG CTGGCTCTCGGTGGATGGGAGTGATGAAGTGTGCGACTGCTGTGACTCCAAATGTCAGGACAGGAAGAGACGTCGTGCCACAGGCCGTGCTCCAATCAGAG AATCTCAAAGCCTCCTGTTGGGTCCCATTTTTATAAAAGACGGACACCAGGCCACCAAATCACTTTGTAGTGGAATGAGGAAACGCCCAGGTCACA AAAGGAAGGACCAACCCATGACGTCCACTACTTGGCTAATCCTTGCGTTTACCACTGGTCCTGGAATCGctcttattttaatttgtggcATATTGCTGTTCCATGGGAAAAGAAGCTGA
- the LOC136749379 gene encoding zona pellucida sperm-binding protein 3 isoform X1 produces MPQAPGIALLSALLSALLSCAVDAGAGMGAVCVYLGQFKKEGARWSDGGLCCSCAARGTVTCDLPAPACVDSLNHRGPASGRVVQLDCLESAVEIRLKHDPFQSGHQVEPGDVRLGSGGCGFTADEEEWIVFSYPLEACNSVTRMTSDELIYSNTLFYRSTSTDVIVRTNPFSIPVRCVYPRRLNVSSTELKPAWSPYASRQSSQGDLTFTLRLMAEDWREERTSNQYLLSEELRLEASVHNLTPMGLRLFVDECVATPTADRDGSIRYPFIDSYGCFVDGKMKGSLSDFGIPRTNDRTLRILLDAFQFQNIDTSTIFINCILKAAPVDSTPSATNKACSYDQYTSSWLSVDGSDEVCDCCDSKCQDRKRRRATGRAPIRESQSLLLGPIFIKDGHQATKSLCSGMRKRPGHKRKDQPMTSTTWLILAFTTGPGIALILICGILLFHGKRS; encoded by the exons GTGCAGGCATGGGCgcggtgtgtgtgtatctgggcCAGTTCAAGAAGGAGGGAGCCCGGTGGAGCGACGGCGGCCTGTGCTGCAGCTGCGCAGCCCGCGGAACCGTCACCTGCGACCTGCCTGCCCCGGCCTGCGTGGACTCGCTCAACC ATCGTGGCCCCGCCTCTGGGAGAGTGGTGCAACTTGACTGCCTTGAGTCTGCTGTGGAGATTAGGCTGAAACATGACCCCTTCCAGTCCGGCCACCAGGTTGAGCCGGGGGACGTGAGGCTGGGCTCGGGGGGCTGCGGCTTCACTGCAGATGAGGAAGAGTGGATCGTGTTCAGCTACCCACTGGAGGCTTGTAACAGCGTAACTCGG ATGACAAGTGATGAGCTGATCTACTCCAATACTCTGTTCTACCGCTCCACCAGCACCGATGTCATTGTGCGAACTAACCCGTTCAGCATTCCTGTGCGGTGTGTTTACCCCAG GAGGCTGAATGTGTCCAGCACAGAGCTGAAGCCAGCCTGGTCTCCCTATGCCTCCAGACAGAGCTCACAGGGAGACCTGACCTTCACTCTGCGCCTCATGGCCG AGGACTGGAGAGAGGAGCGGACTTCAAACCAGTATCTCCTGAGCGAGGAGCTTCGCTTGGAGGCATCCGTGCACAATCTGACTCCAATGGGACTGCGGCTCTTTGTGGATGAGTGCGTCGCCACACCTACAGCAGACCGGGACGGTTCCATTCGGTACCCTTTCATTGACAGTTATGG GTGCTTTGTAGATGGTAAAATGAAGGGTTCCCTTTCGGATTTTGGAATCCCACGCACCAATGACAGAACCCTTCGTATTTTACTGGATGCCTTCCAGTTCCAGAACATAGACACCAGTACG ATCTTTATAAACTGTATTTTGAAGGCAGCCCCAGTAGATAGCACTCCAAGTGCTACTAACAAAGCATGCAGTTATGATCAGTATACCTCCAG CTGGCTCTCGGTGGATGGGAGTGATGAAGTGTGCGACTGCTGTGACTCCAAATGTCAGGACAGGAAGAGACGTCGTGCCACAGGCCGTGCTCCAATCAGAG AATCTCAAAGCCTCCTGTTGGGTCCCATTTTTATAAAAGACGGACACCAGGCCACCAAATCACTTTGTAGTGGAATGAGGAAACGCCCAGGTCACA AAAGGAAGGACCAACCCATGACGTCCACTACTTGGCTAATCCTTGCGTTTACCACTGGTCCTGGAATCGctcttattttaatttgtggcATATTGCTGTTCCATGGGAAAAGAAGCTGA